One genomic segment of Hemibagrus wyckioides isolate EC202008001 linkage group LG08, SWU_Hwy_1.0, whole genome shotgun sequence includes these proteins:
- the sh3tc2 gene encoding SH3 domain and tetratricopeptide repeat-containing protein 2 isoform X9 — MTIAVPGYSLLSTLQRYGAIKLRNFAARDISTPDLNTLWEEPHYANELFPGNDVMATGDEEVETEAEVEGEGITGESYWKRKEALSTVSLAVGDHFSSDVILLFSGRRRSNLEPDCVLQEALRTRLRVVESNSQDVIQLFKDLSARLVSVHAEKDHFVITFKTVEEIWKFSTYLALGYVARCLENFLCDQTVWLDPVLLSDVEICVTVNEEHLATLYLGLLLQEGSFFAKALVNSEQCIEEEDELVYKKNDLVMVKDIGQQSMWEGTLLSTGQHGLVPVHAMQPLPYPFYQWFLRKYHGNAGGFSSTKGQTDQPIVTGTCVAVVDYCPMVKDELHLSQGDLIEVEGFLISSLNTFIGRHLSSGQIGFVHMAHVKPEDIKPLSGQLVFLSEEERVALSQFNPWTEKCHTGLLDKLFSTDISTVYRLDRLDDFDFTYIRNQPKQEQKTPVDARKSIILEHINTPPYHSSPRPSFYASQSCLDRDNEAFSLSLEDTFREMDEYEEDPPFMDEGIWETEEAEIVDPILTLLNLDHFQDSFYAFYDLSYSFLDTVFGGLQVDEVLLHLESLREGAKKGRMVWAHRRACFLLGRLCAKKLKYSQARVYFEEALNVPVEGFNDKPLLIALYTNLTAVYLKQKMTDKLPYTLEKASALILCLPLHNFCSLDEFELLKPILRKAIVDNDKYLEARSCYLILCLFLQNRKIEEALPFVERLQFLNLTLSAEEGRPIGPVDLNWILCRLYHKKYLPYLVLASLSLDSSQDHSLDNAFQKIELFLKNSVRLNPRWKDGSALLPVQVVVYLQQALSIANCGEHLKTQRDLCLSLASVYQQYGTLEKAVRYAQQAVQAGSHINEEEGFEASVLLAWLLVLTEEPDRAQSILEPLLKSLYKTDSPTQCGVVHNLLALCLHKQGKVREAARNFHCALKISQENGNKHNEALALANLGCLALSVGAPGLAESFLLRSLNLFQFLSESPSDEEHVQTLLWLGRSYKDRGESQKVRLCYEMGLLIAISAKNLHSQMVVAKVLSRLYADLMLYGQCIIYYEHCVGLSRELKDKRLEGEYLEVLSNLYLSLNTEKSSRKSLDYTKQSLRISIDLGKKQEESETWLQVGRIYYLIHEDELADMYLQAAVKTALKINDPCFAMNIYEEAGDVFFKGHRNRLAAVSFFRDGALPFARCLKDVHSEFRLLSKLSELLLKEAQHQEALKYATLAVQISTSTGCF, encoded by the exons ATGACTATAGCAGTGCCAGGGTACAGTCTATTATCTACTCTGCAGAGATATGGAGCCATAAAGCTCAGGAATTTTGCAGCCAGAG ATATATCAACTCCTGATCTGAATACGTTATGGGAAGAGCCCCATTATGCCAATGAGCTCTTTCCAGGAAATGATGTCATGGCCACTG GAGATGAGGAAGTGGAAACAGAGGCTGAGGTAGAGGGTGAGGGGATCACCGGTGAGAGTTACTGGAAGAGGAAGGAAGCTCTCAGCACTGTCTCCTTGGCTGTAGGAGATCACTTCTCTTCAG ATGTGATACTGCTATTCAGTGGGAGAAGACGTTCCAATTTGGAGCCAGACTGTGTGCTGCAGGAGGCACTACGCACTAGGCTAAGGGTTGTAGAGAGCAACAGCCAAGATGTTATTCAGCTTTTTAAA GATCTCTCTGCACGCTTGGTTTCAGTGCATGCTGAAAAAGATCATTTTGTTATTACCTTTAAGACAGTGGAGGAAATCTGGAAGTTCTCTACATACCTGGCTCTAG GATATGTTGCAAGATGTTTGGAGAACTTTCTGTGTGACCAGACTGTCTGGCTGGACCCTGTTTTGCTTAGTGATGTGGAAATTTGTGTGACAGTAAATGAGGAACATCTAGCAACCCTCTATCTGGGGCTCTTACTTCAAGAAG GTTCATTCTTTGCAAAAGCTCTGGTTAACAGTGAGCAATGTATAGAGGAAGAAGATGAATTGGTCTACAAGAAGAATGACCTTGTTATGGTGAAGGATATTGGACAGCAGTCCATGTGGGAGGGAACCCTGCTTTCTACCGGTCAGCATGGCCTAGTGCCTGTTCATGCAATGCAGCCTCTGCCATACCCTTTTTACCA GTGGTTTCTTAGGAAGTACCATGGCAATGCAGGAGGGTTTTCATCCACAAAAGGACAAACTGACCAAcctatag TAACAGGAACTTGTGTAGCAGTAGTGGACTATTGCCCAATGGTTAAAGATGAACTACACCTCAGTCAAGGAGATCTGATAGAAGTTGAAGGCTTCCTTATTAGCTCACTGAACACGTTCATTGGAAGACACCTCTCTAGTGGACAGATAGGATTTGTTCACATGGCCCATGTGAAACCTGAAGATATCAAGCCACT CAGTGGACAATTGGTCTTTCTGAGTGAGGAGGAGAGAGTGGCTCTCTCGCAGTTTAACCCCTGGACTGAAAAGTGCCACACTGGTCTATTGGACAAACTCTTCTCCACTGACATCAGCACTGTATACAGATTAG ACAGACTGGATGACTTCGATTTTACCTATATCCGAAACCAACCGAAACAAG AACAGAAAACCCCAGTAGATGCCAGGAAAAGCATTATACTGGAACATATCAACACCCCACCCTATCACTCCTCCCCACGACCTTCCTTCTATGCTTCTCAGAGTTGTCTAGACAGGGACAATGAAGCCTTCTCCCTCAGCCTGGAGGACACTTTCCGAGAGATGGATGAGTATGAGGAAGATCCACCCTTTATGGATGAAGGCATCTGGGAAACTGAAGAAGCTGAGATTGTTGACCCCATCTTAACCCTCCTCAACTTGGACCACTTCCAGGACtctttttatgcattttatgaCCTCTCCTACTCCTTCTTGGACACAGTCTTTGGTGGGCTTCAAGTGGATGAGGTGCTCCTGCACCTGGAGAGCTTGCGAGAAGGAGCAAAGAAAGGCAGAATGGTGTGGGCCCATCGGCGAGCCTGCTTCCTTCTAGGCAGATTATGTGCTAAAAAGCTTAAGTACTCTCAGGCTCGAGTCTACTTTGAAGAGGCATTGAATGTCCCTGTAGAGGGCTTTAATGACAAACCACTGTTGATTGCTCTGTATACTAACCTTACAGCTGTGTACCTGAAGCAAAAGATGACAGATAAACTGCCTTATACATTAGAGAAAGCAAGTGCTCTTATACTGTGCCTTCCCCTTCATAACTTCTGCTCTCTAGATGAGTTTGAACTGCTCAAGCCCATTCTACGCAAAGCTATTGTTGATAATGATAAGTACCTTGAGGCACGGAGTTGCTATCTAATCCTCTGTCTATTTCTGCAGAACAGAAAGATTGAGGAGGCCTTGCCTTTTGTGGAAAGACTTCAGTTTCTCAATCTCACTCTCTCAGCAGAAGAAGGAAGGCCTATAGGGCCAGTTGACCTTAACTGGATACTATGCAGGCTCTACCACAAGAAATATCTTCCATACCTTGTATTAGCCTCGCTCAGTCTAGATTCAAGTCAGGATCATTCTTTGGATAATGCTTTTCAAAAGATTGAACTTTTCTTGAAGAACTCAGTCAGACTGAATCCTCGTTGGAAGGATGGCTCTGCTCTGCTCCCAGTCCAGGTTGTAGTTTACCTTCAGCAGGCATTGTCTATAGCCAACTGTGGTGAACACCTGAAGACCCAGAGAGATCTTTGTCTGAGTTTGGCAAGTGTCTACCAGCAGTATGGAACTTTGGAGAAGGCAGTTCGCTATGCCCAACAAGCAGTGCAGGCAGGAAGTCACATTAATGAGGAGGAGGGTTTTGAGGCATCAGTGCTGCTGGCCTGGCTCTTAGTGCTCACAGAGGAACCAGATAGAGCCCAATCTATTTTGGAACCTCTCCTAAAGTCACTGTATAAAACTGACAGTCCAACCCAGTGTGGGGTAGTCCACAATCTACTTGCGCTATGTCTTCATAAACAGGGGAAGGTCAGAGAAGCAGCAAGGAACTTTCACTGTGCTCTCAAAATTTCACAAGAAAATGGGAACAAGCATAATGAAGCTCTAGCTCTGGCTAACCTGGGGTGCCTTGCCTTATCAGTTGGGGCTCCAGGCCTGGCAGAAAGTTTCTTGCTCAGATCTCTGAACCTTTTCCAGTTTCTTTCTGAGAGCCCCTCAGATGAAGAGCATGTTCAGACTTTGCTGTGGCTAGGTAGAAGCTACAAAGATAGAGGAGAAAGTCAAAAGGTTAGGCTGTGCTATGAGATGGGTCTTCTGATTGCCATCAGTGCCAAGAACCTGCACA GTCAGATGGTTGTTGCAAAGGTGCTCAGTCGTCTATATGCTGACTTAATGTTGTATGGGCAATGTATAATTTACTATGAGCACTGTGTGGGGCTTTCCAGAGAACTGAAGGATAAACGTCTGGAGGGAGAGTACCTGGAGGTTCTCAGTAATCTCTACCTTTCACTTAACACTGAGAA GTCCTCGCGGAAGTCTCTGGACTACACTAAGCAAAGTCTAAGGATTTCCATTGACTTAGGAAAGAAACAGGAGGAATCAGAGACATGGCTACAGGTGGGCCGAATCTACTACTTGATCCATGAGGATGAACTGGCAGACATGTATCTTCAG GCAGCTGTAAAGACAGCTCTAAAGATTAATGATCCATGCTTTGCTATGAACATTTATGAAGAGGCTGGAGATGTCTTCTTCAAAGGACATAGAAACCGACTGGCTGCCGTTTCATTTTTTAGA GATGGGGCTCTGCCATTTGCAAGATGTCTCAAGGATGTGCATTCAGAGTTCAGGCTTTTGTCTAAACTCTCTGAATTGCTACTGAAAGAAGCTCAGCACCAGGAGGCCTTGAAGTATGCTACACTTGCAGTGCAAATCAGCACCTCAACTG GATGCTTTTGA